The region TTCTGGAATAGCGCCCGGCCCGGCCCGCAGCCATTTTTTTCTGGACTTGGACTACGGTAACCTATAAAATCTGTACATTTATATGAATTCAGGAGCAGAGGCCATGGAAGCGGAAAAGGTTGAATACTTCAGAAATGTTCTGATCGAAGAGATGAAATCCCTGCTCGGCGAGGCGGACAAGACGGTCACGGAAATGACCTCCGATGCGGCCAACTTTCCCGATCCCACCGACCGCGCCACCCAGGAGTCGGACCGTAACTTCGAACTGCGCATACGGGACCGTGAGCGCAAGTTGATCAACAAAATAAAAGACGCCCTGGAGCGCATCGACGCCGGCGAATTCGGCATTTGCGAGGAGTGTGGCGAGGAGATCGGCGAAGCGCGTCTCAAGGCGCGTCCGGTAACGACGCTCTGCATCAACTGCAAAATGGAAGAGGAAGAAAAAGAACGACGTCAATAGGCATTCAGCAACCCCCGCATACCCTGCGGCAGGTGTACGACATGGAAGCCCGCACCCCCCCCAAACAGGCCGCATCCCACAAGCAACTCGTCGAACTGACGATTCTTTATCAGTTCAGTAATACCATGCTGTCCACCATTCGCCTCAACAAGCTGACCCATCTCATCCTTACCGCCCTTACCTCAGACAGCACCAGGCTCTTTGAACGGGCGATGCTGTTTCTGCGCAACGAGAAATCGGGGGTGCTGCAGGGTATGCTCGGCGTCACCCGGGATACCGCCGGGGGGATGAAGGTGGTAGGGGGGGAGGACGCCCTCAGCAGCCGCTGGGATATCGACGATGAGGCCATTGTCCTCCAGCGGGAATCCGCTTTTTCGAAGCATGTCCGCTCGACCCGGATCGAGGCCAGCGCGAATTGCACCATTATCCGGCGCGTCATCCACGAGCACCGTCTCTATGCCCTGGGGGAGGATGACTGCCGCGTCTGCGAAACCTGCGATTTCATCCACCGTCTCGGCATCGCGGCCTTTGCCGTCGTTCCCCTCATCGCCCGGGACAAGGCCCTGGGGATCATCGTCGTGGACAACCCCGTCTCAAGCAAGGAGATCGGCCGGGACGACCTGCATTTTTTGCAGCTCATCGCCAACCAGGCCGGCATGGCGGTTGAAAACTCCATGCTCTACAACCGTATCGAAGAGGCCCACTCCAACCTGCGCGATGCCCGGGAGCGCCTCGTCCACGGCGAACGCCTGGCGGCCATCGGCGAGATGGCGGCCAACCTGGCCCATGAGCTCAAAAATCCGCTCATAACCATCGGCGGTTTTGCCGGGCGGCTGGTCAAGGGACTTTCCTGCAACTCCCGCGAACATCACTACGCCGACACCATTGTGAAGGAGATCAGCCGGCTGGAGCGGATGCTGGCCGATATCCTGGCGTTTTCGCGCAAGCCGACCATCTGCTACAGTGTCTGCGACGCGGGCGATATTCTGAACGACTGCTTTGCCAGCTGCGCCACGACCCTCGAGGATCACTGCGTCACGCTCGCCACCTCCTTTGAGGACGGCCCCTGGCCGACCCTCGGCGATGCCCACCAACTCAAGCAGGTTTTTCTGAATCTCATGCTGAACGCCTGCGAAGCGATGCCTGACGGAGGCTCGCTCCATGTGGCACTCCAAAAAGTATCCCTTGACAAAAAATACATATTGGTTAGCATACAGGACTCGGGTGGAGGCATACCGGCCGACATGCTGCCGAAGATCTTCACCCCCTTCTTCACCACCAAGCCGCATGGCACGGGCCTGGGACTTGCCATCGTCAACCGCATCCTGCAGAATCACGGCGGTAGTATCGAAGCGGGTAACGAAGGTAAAGGGGCGGTGTTCACCGTCACCCTGCCGCAGGCGGCGGTGCAATAGAATTCATGTGATCTGGGGCTGTAGCTCAGTTGGGAGAGCGATGCGTTCGCAACGCATAGGTCGACGGTTCGATCCCGTTCAGCTCCACCAGATACATCGAGGAGTTATGGTTTACGCCATAGCTCCTTTTGTTTTTAGTGGACCGCACGCGTTGTGGCCGGGTTCTTGGCCCAAGCTCTGCCCCGGGAAATGACACGACATGGCATGGAGGGTGACGGCATTTTATTTACACCTGAACAATTAGATTGCATTAATTTATCAAGCCTAATTGTCGTTGACAAAAATCGAGCGAATGGTATGATATAAAACACTTTTTTGTCGTTATGCCTGTGGGGCGCCTCCTTTCGCAGGAGCGTGAAAAGGGGGGGCGCCTGATGGCCCATTTTCATGTGCCGATGGGCACATAATTCGAGCAGGCTTCTTGCCTTCCTCCGCACGAAGCGCGGCAAGGTGCGCCTGCGGCCGGGCGGGATCGGCGGCCGGGAAGCATCATCGCAGAGGTCATGGCCATGAAAAACATGATTGGGCTGCTGCTGGCATGCCTGTGTGCTGGCATGCCCCCTTCCTGCGCGCTGGCTGCCGGGGGCTGCCGGGTGCTTGTGGTGATGAGTTATGAAGAGGATTATCCCTGGGTTAAACAGCAGAAGGAGGGGATTGATTCCCAATTGGGTGGCGTCTGTGAGGTTAAGTATTTTTACCTGAACACCAAGCGGAATTTTGCCGGCGGAGGGGAGCGGAGCAAGGAAGCCTATGCCCTCTACCGTTCTTTTCGCCCCGACGGCGTTATCGCTGCCGATGACGACGCCCAGGCCATGTTCGTGGTCCCCTATCTCAGGGACAAGGTGAAGACGCCGGTCATGTTCTGCGGCGTGAATGCGGAGCCGGAACAATACGGCTATCCGGCCAGCAACGTGTCCGGCGTTCTCGAACGCCACCATATCGCCGAATCCATCGTGCTGGCACGGCAACTCATCCCCTCCGTCAAGACCATCGGCTTCATAATGAAGGAGAGCCCGGTAGCCGGGTTAGTCAGGAACCAGGTAAACCAGGAGTACGCATCGTATCCCATCAGGGTCGTGGGTTTCAAAATGCCAAAGACCCTGATGGAGGCTGTTGCCATGGCCAGGGAGTTCAGAAAGAGCGCCGATGTGCTGTACGTGGAGACCCTCGAGGGGATCGTCGACGCGGCCGGCAGCCCGATCAAGGACCGTGAGGCCATGTCGACCGTGGCCAGGGCCTTCGGCAAGGCGACCCTGACGGGGAACTCCTACTACATCGAATATGGTCTCCTGGCGGCCGTTGTCCTGTCGGGCCAGGAACAGGGTGCAACCGTCGCTCGCATGCTTCAGCAGGCCATGGGGGGCACCCCTGTTGCCAGGATTCCTGTCGTCAAAAATCACAGCGGCAAACGGATGATCAACGTGACGGTTATGAAGAAGCTGGGTATAACCCCCAAACCGCTCGTTCTGCGGGGGGTCGAACTGGTTCGGACGAAGGAGCCGTGACATGCGTGACAATCATCGCAATCGTGCCGTCTCTCGTGCCGTGACGTCGAAGGCCTTGGTGGAGGTACCGGGCTCACCGCCAGACCCGCGCTGTTGCGGAACAACACGCTCGTGACCACCGACTGATATGGGCAGTAATCTAACCAAAGGTATGGGGATCGCCACCCGGCTGATCCTCATGAATCTGTTGCTTGTGACGCTGTTTGCCGTCATGAGCGTATTGGCCCATTACACGTTTGCCAAGGTGGAACGGTTGGTGGGCACGAGCGTCGGCTCCGATGTCAAGCAGAACATGGCTAACGCCCGCATGCTGCGGGAACTGGCGGCAATATTTTCTCAAACCGACCAACTGTTGGGGAATTTTCTCAAGAACGAGAAGGTTCTTGAAAAACAGAGCAGGCAGGTGGTGGCCGCCGTGGAGCGCCTGGGCGCCGAGAGCAGCGACCGCCGTCTGACCTTGCCGCTTCAGGCGTATGCCCGCAGGTTGGATACGCTTTTCGAGGTCTGCACCGGAGTCAATACGGCTCTCCGGCAGGTTGAGCAGTTGGAACAGCGTCTGCACGGGGAGCTCGACGCCCTCGAGCAGACCATCAGCGACGCCAAGATCGCACTGGTTCTCAAGGGGCTCGATCCGGTCATCATGGACCAGTTGACGGTTCTTACCGCCGGCTTCCAGGATTCTCTCCAGAGCATCAACCTGCTGTTTTTCCGGTCCATCAGCGACAAATCTACGGTTGTTGCCGCCGCGCGGCACAAGCAACTGCTTACCATGATCGACGATTTCACCCTGCAACTCCAGGCCTTGACGGCATCGGAGCCGCAAATCGCCGCGTACGCCCCCCGGGTGGTCGCCTCCATGCGGACCTATCGCGCCATGGTTGACCGCTATTACCTGTCCATGGAGGAGTTGCAGCGCCAGAGCCGTCAATTGGAAGAGGCAAAGGCGATGGTGAACGGCATCATGCAGCGCATGGACGAAGAGCTTGCCGTCTCTTCCAGTGGCATCAGCCGCCATGTGCACGATATCATGGTCACCTCCCGCCGCGGCACCCAGGTGATTGCGGTGGTATCGGTCCTGGCCTCCGGTATTGCGGCCATATTCTTCATCCTCTCCGTTATCCGCCGGCCGATGGCCCAGATCATAAAGGGGATCGAAGGTATTGCGGCCGGCAATCTCGATACCAGGATCAACCTCAACAGAAACGATGAGTGGAGCCATATAGAAACCGCCCTGAACCGTATGGCCGGGGAGCTTAAGCAGTCCTACCTGGAGCTGGAGCGGTCCAACCACGAATTGCAGGCCGAGATCCTCGAACACCGGCAAACGGAAGAAAACCTGCGGCGGGCCAAGGAGTACACGGAGAACCTCATTCAGGGGGCCAGCGTGATTGTCGTTGGCCTTGACGTCGACGGCTGCGTGAACCTGTTCAACCAGACGGCCGAGATGATCACCGGCTACTCTCCCGGAGACTTGGTGGGGAAGGAGTGGTGTGAAGCCATCTGCCCCCGGGAGCGTTTTCCCGAGGTCCATGCCGAATTCGAACGGCTCAGAGAGAGCGCAATCGTTGGCACGTTCGAAAATCAGTTTTTGACCAAGCATGGCAAAACGAGGACCATTTCCTGGAGAAACAACCCGATCATAGAAGACGGGGTAGTTGTCGGGACGCTTTTGTTCGGTATGGACCTGACCGAACACCGCACGACGGAGGAGCAACTCCAGCAGTCCCAGAAGATGGAGGCTATCGGCCGCCTGGCCGGTGGTGTCGCCCACGACTTCAACAACATGCTCGGCGTCATCCTCGGCTATGCGGAACTGTCCATGCTCACCGTTGCCGAAGGGAGCAAGCTCCGGCGCAACCTCGTTGAGATCTCCAAGGCGGCGCAACGCTCCCGCGACATCACCCGCCAACTCCTGGCTTTTTCCCGCAAGGAGGTTATCGCCCCCCAACCGACCAACCTCAATACCCTGATCGTGGAGACGGAGAAGACCCTGGGGCGGCTCATCGGCGAGGATATCGACCTGGCTTTCCGACCGGCCCAAGACCTCTGGACGGTCAAGGTCGACCCGTCCCAGATAGACCAAATCCTGATGAACCTGGCGGTGAATGCCCGCGACGCCATGCCGGATGGCGGCCGTCTGAGCATAGAAACATCAAATATCCGCATCGATGAATCCTACTGCCAGTACCAACTGGATGCGCAGCCCGGTGATTTTGTCAGGATAGCGGTCAGCGACACCGGCATCGGCATGGACGACGAAACCCAAAGGCACATCTTCGAACCGTTCTTTACCACCAAAGAGGTCGGCAAGGGAACAGGGCTCGGCTTGGCCACAACCTTTGGCATCGTCAAGCAGAACAACGGCTTCATCCAGGTTTACAGCGAGCCGGGGCACGGCTCCACCTTCAACATATATCTGCCCAGTACCGCTGAATCCGCCGTGGCCCCGCCGTCCCACGGGGAAAAACCGCCTGCGGGGGCCGGCGCCGTCCTTGTGGTGGAAGACGACAAGACCGTGCTCACGATGTCAACGATGATGCTGGAGGAGATCGGCTACACCGTCCACGCGACCGGCGACCCCCAGGAGGCGATCGCGTTGTGCCGTGATCCGGGAACGGTTCTCGACATGATCCTTAGCGATGTCATCATGCCCGCCATGAGCGGCAAGGAGATGGTCGAGCAGATTTTGCAGGTACGGCCGGCAATCAAGGTCCTGTACATGTCCGGCTATACCTCCGACATCATTGCCCAGAAGGGGGTACTGGAGGAGGGAATGCACTTCATTCACAAGCCGTTCGATATGCATACCCTGCATGAAAAGATCAAGGAAACATTGAACGGGTAACAGGGACCAGGCCTTTCAGGCGTCCCCCACTCCACTGTGCACCACTTTCCCGGTATGGTTTCCGATTTGAGTGCTTGCCTTTTACGCGCTATTATCTAATAATTTCCGCCCAACCCAATGCCAAGCCGCGAGGTTCCGGATTATGGGCCGCTGGCCGGGCCCGTTGAGAAAGCCCTCTATGATGCGACATTCCAGGGGACATGAACGCCGTAATCGCCCCGTACCGGTCCTGCTCCGGTTGTGGGTGTTCTGTGCCGTTGCGGGCCTGATCCTTGCCATCTGCTTCCCTTGTGCCGCCGGTGCCGATGCCGGCAAACGGAAAAGCTCCGTTATTATCGTCGGCGGCGGGTGGGACCTGCCCCCGTACGAATTCATCGACCGGGACGGCAAGCCGGCCGGCTATAACGTGGAACTCACGAAGGCGGTGGCCGAGGTCATGGGACTCAAGGTCGAGTTCCGCCTGGGCAATTGGCCGGAGATGCGGGACAAGCTGCAAACCGGGGAGATCGACCTGCTCCAGGGGATGTTCTATACCGATGAACGGGCCCGGATTTTCGATTTTTCCAATCCGCACAACAACGTCAACCACGCCATCTTCGCCCGGCGCGGGATGCCGACCCTGCAATCGCTCGAAGGGTTGCGCGGCAAGGAGGTCATCGTCGCCCGCGGCAGCCTGATGCACGACTTCCTGGCCCGTCAGGGGATTGCCGGGAAGCTCATCCTGACCGATACCCCGGCCGACGCATTGCGGCTTTTGGCTTCCGGAAAACATGACTACGCGGGGGTTGGGCTTTTGGGGGGGATCTACCTGGCCCGGGAACTGAAGCTCACGAATATTGTCCCCGTGGTACGCAGCGTTGTCTCGTACCGCTATTGTTTTGCGGTGAAAAAAGGCAACTCGGAACTGCTGGCCGATTTCAATGAAGGCCTGGCCATCCTCAAACAGACGGGCCAGTACCAGAAGATCTACGAAAAGTGGCTCGGTGTCCAGGAATCTCCGCGCATCACGTGGAAGGAGATTGCCAAATACGTGGTGATCGCCGTCATTCCCCTGCATCTCATCCTGCTCGGCACCATATTCTGGTCACGCTCCTTGAGGAAGCAGGTTGCCCAAAGGACCGAATCGCTCACGAAAGCGCTGCACGAGCTGCAGATAAACCAAAAACAACTCGTCCAGGCCGACAAGCTGGCCGCCCTCGGCACCCTGGTCTCCGGCGTCGCCCATGAAATCAACAACCCCAACGGCCTGATCCTGCTCAGCATCCCGACCCTGATGAAAGCCCACAGGGACACGGCGCATATCCTCGAGGAATATTACCGCGACCACGGAGACTTTACCGTGGCAGGCCTGCCCTACATCCGCATGAAGGCGGAGATTCCCCGCATACTCGAAGAAATGCAGGATAGCGGCCAACGCATCAAACGAATCGTCTCCGACCTGAAGGATTTTGCGCGGCGCGATGACAGTGCCGGTCAGGAGTTGCTTGATTTCAATACGGCGGTGCAGACGGCAGTGCGCCTTGCCGAGCCGACATTCCGCAAGGCAACGGATTCCTTCACGGTCGATTACGGAGCGGGGCTCCCGCGGGTGCGGGGCAATGCCCAACGGATCGAGCAGGTCATCATCAATTTGATTCTCAACGCCTGTCAGGCCCTGCCGGATGCCAGCCGGAGCATCCAGCTCTCGACCTCGTACCACCAACCGTCCGGTGCCGTGATCCTCAGGCTGCGGGACGAGGGGGTCGGGATCAGCCCCGAGCATATGTCCCAGTTGACGGACCCCTTTTTCACCACCAAGCGGGAGAGTGGGGGGACCGGCCTCGGATTGTCGGTATCCGCCAAGATCGTCAGGGACCATGACGGCACCCTGGCGTTCGACTCGGAGCCCGGCGAGGGCACCACCGTGACCCTCTCCTTTCCCATTGCCAAAGAGGAGCAGACCGCATGACCCAAAATCCGTACCCCAGCTTCGGTATCCTGCTGGTTGACGACGAACCGGCCTGGCTCAACATGCTTGCCATTACCCTGGAGGGAAGCGCCGGCATCACCAACATCGTCACCTGTTCCGACAGCCGGGAAGTCCTGCCGCTCCTGGACAAGGGGGGAATCGGCCTGGTGCTCCTCGACCTGACCATGCCCCACCTGACCGGCGAAGAACTCCTCAGGAAGATCGGCGAGAGCCATCCGGAGATCACCACCATCATCGTCAGCGGCATGAACCAGATTGCGACCGCGGTGCGCTGCATAAAACAGGGGGCCTTCGATTACTTCATCAAGACCGATGAGGAGGACCGGATTGTGGGCGGGGTGCTCCGGGCGGTCCGCATGCTGGAGATGCAGCGGGAGTACGATGAGATGTCGAGCCGGGTCGTGTCCGGGGAGTTGCGTCATCCCGAGGCGTTCACCGCCATCGTGACCGGCGACCGCTCCATGCTGGCGCTGTTCACCTATGTGGAAGCGGTGGCCAAGAGTCCCCAGCCGTTGCTCATCACCGGGGAGAGCGGCACCGGCAAGGAGTTGCTCGCCCAGGCCGCCCACAACCTCAGCGGTTGCCGCGGCAGGCTGGTAACGGTCAATGTGGCGGGGCTCGATGACGCCGTCTTTTCCGATACGCTCTTCGGCCATGTGCGCGGCGCATTTACCGGTGCCGATTCCGTGCGGCGTGGCATGATCGAGGAAGCCGAAAACGGGACCCTTTTCCTCGACGAGATCGGCGACCTCGGCATCGCCTCCCAGGTGAAGCTGCTGCGCCTTCTCCAGGAGGGGGAGTACTTCCCCCTCGGCAGCGACCGGCCCAAACGCCTCAAGGCGCGCATCGTCGTGGCCACCCACCAGAACCTGCCGGCAAAGGAGGCGGATGGCTCATTCCGTCGGGACCTGTACTACCGCCTCCGCACCCATCAGGTCCGCATCCCGCCGCTTCGGGAACGCAAGGGGGACATCCCCCTGCTGCTCAACCATTTTCTGGCCGAAGCGGCGAGCGCCCTGGGCAAGAAAAGGCCGACCCCGACCCAGGGGCTGGCCCAGTACCTCACCACCTACGGGTTCCCCGGGAATATCCGCGAACTCAAGGCCATGGTCTACGACGCCGTCAGCGTGCACAACGACCGGATGCTGACCTTGGAGCCGTTCGTCGATGCCATTGAGCGCGCCCGGCACGACACCGGCCCGGCCGGCGCCGCGGCTGCCAGAGAGAACCCCTTTGCCGGGTTCGAAGAACTTCCCACCTTCGGTGATGCCGCCGGATTTCTCGTGATGGAGGCCATGAACCGCGCCGGCGGCAACCAGACCCTGGCGGCGCGCCTCCTCGGCATCTCCCAGCCGGCCCTCAACAAGCGCCTCAAGCTGCTGCGCGGCTGAAGGGGCTATAACCCCAGGTTATTTTTATAACCATTGCTCATACCCATGCCCGGGGGTTATGGGCGTCTTTTTAGCTTGTATTGACTAATATCTTGAAATTAAAGCAGTTAATAGTGAAATCCCGCCACCCGGCATAACCTCCGGTTATGCCTCTGAATCGCGCTTTCGCCGTGCCATCCCTAAAAAATAATGTAATTACAGGTTGTTGTAATTATTCCGCCAACTGGCATCCTCCGTGCTCTTACTCGTGCAGATCGATATCGGCATACCCGGTACCACACAACACGAGACAGGAGGAAGCAAATGAAGCTCAACAGCATGTGGAGGATTGTAGTCGCGGCCGCCGTGATCTGCGTCAGCGGCACAACGGCATTCGCCGCAGGGCGGGTGTTCACGAACGACGTGGTCATCATCGGCGCCGGCGGGGCCGGCCTGGCGGCGGCGGTGAGCGCGGCACAGTCCGGAGCGAAGGTCACGGTGCTGGAGAAATTGCCGGTCATCGGCGGCCACACCATCATCTCCGGCGGTTCCGTCAACGCCCCTGACCCGGAACGCCAGGCCAAGGCCGGCATCAAGGATTCCCCCGACCTTTTCTACGAGCAGACCCTGAAAGCCGGCGATTACCGCAACGACCCCGCCGTGGTCAGGGTGCTGGCCGATAACGCCACCGACATGCTCACGTGGTTCGAATCCCTCGGGCTCAAATGGGACGACCGGGTGTTCGAGGCGTGGGGCGGCCTCTATCCCCGCAGCCACAACTCCGGCGCAGCCGCAGCCGGCAAGGACTACATCAGGGTGCTCAACGACAGCGCCAAGAAACTGGGCG is a window of Geobacter sp. FeAm09 DNA encoding:
- the dksA gene encoding RNA polymerase-binding protein DksA gives rise to the protein MEAEKVEYFRNVLIEEMKSLLGEADKTVTEMTSDAANFPDPTDRATQESDRNFELRIRDRERKLINKIKDALERIDAGEFGICEECGEEIGEARLKARPVTTLCINCKMEEEEKERRQ
- a CDS encoding GAF domain-containing sensor histidine kinase; protein product: MEARTPPKQAASHKQLVELTILYQFSNTMLSTIRLNKLTHLILTALTSDSTRLFERAMLFLRNEKSGVLQGMLGVTRDTAGGMKVVGGEDALSSRWDIDDEAIVLQRESAFSKHVRSTRIEASANCTIIRRVIHEHRLYALGEDDCRVCETCDFIHRLGIAAFAVVPLIARDKALGIIVVDNPVSSKEIGRDDLHFLQLIANQAGMAVENSMLYNRIEEAHSNLRDARERLVHGERLAAIGEMAANLAHELKNPLITIGGFAGRLVKGLSCNSREHHYADTIVKEISRLERMLADILAFSRKPTICYSVCDAGDILNDCFASCATTLEDHCVTLATSFEDGPWPTLGDAHQLKQVFLNLMLNACEAMPDGGSLHVALQKVSLDKKYILVSIQDSGGGIPADMLPKIFTPFFTTKPHGTGLGLAIVNRILQNHGGSIEAGNEGKGAVFTVTLPQAAVQ
- a CDS encoding ABC transporter substrate-binding protein; its protein translation is MIGLLLACLCAGMPPSCALAAGGCRVLVVMSYEEDYPWVKQQKEGIDSQLGGVCEVKYFYLNTKRNFAGGGERSKEAYALYRSFRPDGVIAADDDAQAMFVVPYLRDKVKTPVMFCGVNAEPEQYGYPASNVSGVLERHHIAESIVLARQLIPSVKTIGFIMKESPVAGLVRNQVNQEYASYPIRVVGFKMPKTLMEAVAMAREFRKSADVLYVETLEGIVDAAGSPIKDREAMSTVARAFGKATLTGNSYYIEYGLLAAVVLSGQEQGATVARMLQQAMGGTPVARIPVVKNHSGKRMINVTVMKKLGITPKPLVLRGVELVRTKEP
- a CDS encoding ATP-binding protein — translated: MGSNLTKGMGIATRLILMNLLLVTLFAVMSVLAHYTFAKVERLVGTSVGSDVKQNMANARMLRELAAIFSQTDQLLGNFLKNEKVLEKQSRQVVAAVERLGAESSDRRLTLPLQAYARRLDTLFEVCTGVNTALRQVEQLEQRLHGELDALEQTISDAKIALVLKGLDPVIMDQLTVLTAGFQDSLQSINLLFFRSISDKSTVVAAARHKQLLTMIDDFTLQLQALTASEPQIAAYAPRVVASMRTYRAMVDRYYLSMEELQRQSRQLEEAKAMVNGIMQRMDEELAVSSSGISRHVHDIMVTSRRGTQVIAVVSVLASGIAAIFFILSVIRRPMAQIIKGIEGIAAGNLDTRINLNRNDEWSHIETALNRMAGELKQSYLELERSNHELQAEILEHRQTEENLRRAKEYTENLIQGASVIVVGLDVDGCVNLFNQTAEMITGYSPGDLVGKEWCEAICPRERFPEVHAEFERLRESAIVGTFENQFLTKHGKTRTISWRNNPIIEDGVVVGTLLFGMDLTEHRTTEEQLQQSQKMEAIGRLAGGVAHDFNNMLGVILGYAELSMLTVAEGSKLRRNLVEISKAAQRSRDITRQLLAFSRKEVIAPQPTNLNTLIVETEKTLGRLIGEDIDLAFRPAQDLWTVKVDPSQIDQILMNLAVNARDAMPDGGRLSIETSNIRIDESYCQYQLDAQPGDFVRIAVSDTGIGMDDETQRHIFEPFFTTKEVGKGTGLGLATTFGIVKQNNGFIQVYSEPGHGSTFNIYLPSTAESAVAPPSHGEKPPAGAGAVLVVEDDKTVLTMSTMMLEEIGYTVHATGDPQEAIALCRDPGTVLDMILSDVIMPAMSGKEMVEQILQVRPAIKVLYMSGYTSDIIAQKGVLEEGMHFIHKPFDMHTLHEKIKETLNG
- a CDS encoding transporter substrate-binding domain-containing protein; protein product: MMRHSRGHERRNRPVPVLLRLWVFCAVAGLILAICFPCAAGADAGKRKSSVIIVGGGWDLPPYEFIDRDGKPAGYNVELTKAVAEVMGLKVEFRLGNWPEMRDKLQTGEIDLLQGMFYTDERARIFDFSNPHNNVNHAIFARRGMPTLQSLEGLRGKEVIVARGSLMHDFLARQGIAGKLILTDTPADALRLLASGKHDYAGVGLLGGIYLARELKLTNIVPVVRSVVSYRYCFAVKKGNSELLADFNEGLAILKQTGQYQKIYEKWLGVQESPRITWKEIAKYVVIAVIPLHLILLGTIFWSRSLRKQVAQRTESLTKALHELQINQKQLVQADKLAALGTLVSGVAHEINNPNGLILLSIPTLMKAHRDTAHILEEYYRDHGDFTVAGLPYIRMKAEIPRILEEMQDSGQRIKRIVSDLKDFARRDDSAGQELLDFNTAVQTAVRLAEPTFRKATDSFTVDYGAGLPRVRGNAQRIEQVIINLILNACQALPDASRSIQLSTSYHQPSGAVILRLRDEGVGISPEHMSQLTDPFFTTKRESGGTGLGLSVSAKIVRDHDGTLAFDSEPGEGTTVTLSFPIAKEEQTA
- a CDS encoding sigma-54 dependent transcriptional regulator, whose translation is MTQNPYPSFGILLVDDEPAWLNMLAITLEGSAGITNIVTCSDSREVLPLLDKGGIGLVLLDLTMPHLTGEELLRKIGESHPEITTIIVSGMNQIATAVRCIKQGAFDYFIKTDEEDRIVGGVLRAVRMLEMQREYDEMSSRVVSGELRHPEAFTAIVTGDRSMLALFTYVEAVAKSPQPLLITGESGTGKELLAQAAHNLSGCRGRLVTVNVAGLDDAVFSDTLFGHVRGAFTGADSVRRGMIEEAENGTLFLDEIGDLGIASQVKLLRLLQEGEYFPLGSDRPKRLKARIVVATHQNLPAKEADGSFRRDLYYRLRTHQVRIPPLRERKGDIPLLLNHFLAEAASALGKKRPTPTQGLAQYLTTYGFPGNIRELKAMVYDAVSVHNDRMLTLEPFVDAIERARHDTGPAGAAAARENPFAGFEELPTFGDAAGFLVMEAMNRAGGNQTLAARLLGISQPALNKRLKLLRG